The Zingiber officinale cultivar Zhangliang chromosome 10A, Zo_v1.1, whole genome shotgun sequence genome contains a region encoding:
- the LOC122026244 gene encoding uncharacterized protein LOC122026244, with amino-acid sequence MIEKMRVAISKGPHSGDSKFYDVVHNILVERWNKSNTPLHCLAHSLNPRYYSHEWLQESPNRLPPHRDIEISRERKKCIERYYSNSSERRSVNEEFASFSAAIDDFSDNDSMRDRGLMSPTKWWVIHGASTPTLQSLALKLLGHPSSSSCCERNWSTYNFIHSLKRNKITPQRAEDLVYVHYNLRLLSRRSPHYNEGESKMWDVGADEFDSMDMEGAAILEIANLSLDEPELESVLFTDEGGVGDETDMDV; translated from the exons ATGATAGAAAAAATGAGAGTTGCTATCTCAAAGGGGCCTCATAGTGGAGATTCAAAGTTTTATGATGTTGTTCATAATATTCTAGTGGAGCGATGGAATAAAAGCAATACACCTCTTCATTGTTTGGCGCATTCTTTGAATCCAAG GTATTATAGCCATgagtggctccaagaatctccCAATCGTCTTCCTCCTCATAGGGACATCGAAATTTCAAGGGAAAGGAAAAAGTGCATTGAAAGATACTACTCCAATTCATCCGAACGAAGAAGTGTTAATGAGGAGTTTGCCTCTTTTTCAGCTGCCATTGATGATTTTTCTGATAATGATTCAATGCGTGATCGAGGTTTGATGTCTCCAACTAAGTGGTGGGTTATCCATGGTGCTTCTACACCAACTCTTCAAAGTTTAGCTTTAAAGCTACTTGGGcacccatcttcttcttcttgttgtgagagaaattggagCACCTACAATTTCATACACTCATTGAAGAGGAACAAGATAACACCACAAAGAGCGGAAGATTTGGTATATGTTCACTATAACCTTCGTCTTTTATCTAGGAGGAGTCCACATTATAATGAAGGAGAAAGTAAGATGTGGGATGTTGGAGCAGATGAGTTTGATTCCATGGACATGGAGGGTGCTGCTATCCTTGAAATTGCCAATTTGTCTCTTGATGAACCTGAATTGGAGTCGGTCTTATTTACTGACGAAGGCGGTGTTGGCGATGAGACCGATAtggatgtttga